The sequence below is a genomic window from Poseidonibacter antarcticus.
TTGAGTAACTTTTGCTATAAGCTCTTCTTTTTTCTCATCAGATCTTCCTTCAACTATATTTATTGTTGCAATTGGCATTTTATTTCCTTAAGATAGCCCCTATTTCTAGAGACTTTTTTATAATTTATTTAGAATAAATCTTAAATAAATTTCATAGATAATGTACCTAAATCTTGGAATTTAACTGTAACATTATCACCTTTTTTTACACTCATAGCAGCTGTCATTGCACCTGATAGAATATATGAACCTGCTTTTAAAGTTTCACCTCGTTCAGCCATCATATTTGCAAGCATTGCAATAGAAGTTGCAGGATGTCCTAAAACAGCAGCTCCAGCTCCTAATTGAACAATTTCTCCATTTATTTCCATAACTACACCAAGTGTTTTAAGATCAAGATCTTTAATATTTTTCATTCTTCCACCAGTAACATATCTTGAAGATGAAGAATTATCTGCGATTACTGATTTTAAATCAAATTTAAAATCTTTGTATCTTGAATCAATAATTTCAACTGCAGGCATTACAAAATCTGTTGCAGCTAAAACATCACCAATATGACAGCCAGGTCCTGATAAATCATCTTTTAAAACAAAAGCTATTTCAGCTTCTACTTTTGGATGAATAAGTTCATCAATTTTAATTTCAGCTCCATCACCAAAGCTAAAGTAATCAGCTAAATAACCATAACAAGGATTAGGAACACCCATTTGTTTCATTTTAGCTTGAGAAGTAAGACCCATTTTCATACCAACAATTTTATGTCCTCTTTTCTCTTTTGCAGCTCGTGCAGTCCATTGAATGTCATACGCATCTTCATATGTCATTTCAGGATAATCATCAGTTATTTTAGTAATTTCTTTTGCATTTAATTCAGCATCTTCACAATGCTTTGCTAGTTTTTCAATTGTTACTTTATCTAATGCCATTATATTAATCCTTTTGCTCTTGCCATTTCCATAGCACAATCATCAATCATATCTTCTTGACCACCAATCATACCTCTACGTCCAAGTTCAACTAACAATGTTCTTGCATCAATTCCATATTTAGCTTCTGCTCTTCTTGCAAAAAGTAAAAATGAAGAATAAACACCTGCATATCCCAAAGTTAAAGAATCTCTTGAAATTCTTGTAGGTTTTCCCATAATAGGAAGTGCTATATCTTCAGCAGCATCCTCAATCATATCTAAGTCAACTCCAGTTTCAACACCCATTCTATTACAAACAGCTACTAAAACTTCTGTTGCAGTATTTCCAGAACCTGCTCCAAATCCTGCTAAGCTTGCATCAATTCTAGTTGCCCCTGCTTCTATTGCAGCCAATGAATTAGATACACCCATAGACATATTATTATGACCATGGAATCCAATCTCAATTTCATTTCCAAACTCTTTTTTAAGAGCTTTAATTCTTGCACTTACCATATCAGGAAGTAAATAACCTGCTGAATCAGTTGCATAAATACAATTAGCTCCATAAGAAACCATTTTTCTAGCTTCTTCTACTATTCTTTTTTCATCAACCATGTGTGCCATCATTAAAAAACCAACAGTATCAAGTTTCATTTTTACTGCTGCTTTTATATGTTGTGCTGAACAATCAGCTTCAGTACAATGTGTTGCAACTCTAACTGTTGTAATTCCATGTTCTACAGCACGTTCTAAATCTTTTACTATTCCAATTCCAGGAAGTAAAAGTGCTGAAATCTTAGCTTGAGTCATATTTGGAACAACTGCATCTAACCACTCTTCATCTGTATGTAAGCCATATCCATAATTTAATGAACTTCCACCAAGACCATCTCCATGAGTTACTTCAATCATAGGAACGCCAGCTTTATCCATTGCAGTTGACATTGCAGTCATTTGATCAAGTGTAAACTGATGTCTAACTGAATGCATTCCATCTCTTAAAGACATATCATGTATTGTAATTTTTTTACCTTTTAAATCCATCTTTAAACTCCTGCTTTAATTTTTTCAGCCATTTGTTCTGCAATATTAGTAGCAGCTGCTGTTATAATGTCAAGGTTACCTGCATATTTTGGTAAATAATCACCTAAACCTTCAACCTCTAACCAAATTGAAATTTTATTTCCATCAAAAACTGGTCCATTTTTAAGTTTATATCCAGGAACGAATTGTTGAACCTCTTTAAGCATTTTATGTACAGATTCTGTTATAGCTTCTTCATCTGGCGCTTCACTAGTTTGACAATGAATTGTATCTCTCATCATAAGTGGTGGCTCAGCAGGGTTTAGAATAATAATTGCCTTACCTTTCTTAGCACCCCCTACAACTTCAATTCCAAGTTTTGTAGTTTCTGTAAACTCATCAATATTTGCTCTAGTTCCTGGTCCTGCCGATTTTGATGCAGCTGTTGCAATAATCTCTGCATATTCGACTTCTTGAACTCTTGAAACTGCAGCAATCATAGGAATAGTAGCTTGACCACCACAAGTTACCATATTCACATTTTGAGCATCTTTTTCTAATAACTCTTCCATATTAACAGATGGCACACAAAATGGTCCAATAGCAGCTGGTGTTAAATCAATAACTTTTACTCCAAGTTCAGCTAATTTTCTATTATTTTCTCCATGAACATATGCTGAAGTTGCATCAAATGCAATTTTTACACCATCTTCTTTTATAAAAGGTAATAATCCATCAACTCCCTCATAAGTAGTTTTCATTCCTGCTTCTTCAGCTTTTTTTAATCCATCAGAATCAGGATCAATTCCTACCATCCATAGTGGATTTAAAATTTCACTTCTTTGTAATTTAAACATTAAATCTGTTCCAATATTCCCAGATCCAATTAATGCACAATTTATTTTTTCCATCTGTAATCCTTTTTATACAAATCTACAAGAAGCAGAACCAATTCCACCAATATTTATAGTCATATTATCACCTGCTTTGATAGTTACCATTGCGCATAAAGCACCTGACAATATAACCTCTCCAGCTTTTAATCCAACACCAAATTCACCTAATTTATTCGCAAGCCAAACAACAGCATTTACAGGACTCCCAAGTGCTGCTGCACCTGCTCCTGTATGTAATAATTCACCATTGCATTCTAAAGTAATTCCACAAGTTGTTAAATCTACATCTCTTGGATCAACTGCATTTCCACCAAATACAATATATCCACAAGAAGCGTTATCGGCAACTGTATCTTGAATTTTTATTTTCCAATCATTAATTCTTGAATCAACAATTTCAAAACAAGGCATTACAAATTTTGTTGCTTTTAAAACGTCAGCAGTTGTAACTCCTGGACCTTGTAAATCCTCTTTTAAAACAAAAGCTATTTCACCTTCAGCTTTTGGCTGAATCATTTCATCACTTACATTAATTTCATCTCCATCAGAATAAATCATGTCAGATAAAAGGTAACCAAAGTCTGGTTGATGAACACCTAACATATCCATTACAACTTTTGATGTTACACCTATTTTTTTACCAATTATTTTTGATCCATCATCTTTCATTCTTCTTGCTAAAAGATGATGCTGAATTGCATATGCATCTTCAATTGTTGAATCAGTTTCTCTTGAAGAAATTGGTTCAATTGAATAATTGCCTTTTAAAGCTTCATATAATTCATTTCCATATTTTTCTATTTTTTCATTTGTCATTGCCATAAAATTATCCTTCAATCATTACATTTTTATACAAACATTTTTAAGTTCTGTGTAGAATTCAAGTGAATGATGTCCACCTTCTCTACCAATTCCTGAGCCTTTCATTCCACCAAATGGTGTTCTTAAATCTCTTAAGAACCATGAATTAACCCATACAA
It includes:
- the dmpH gene encoding 2-oxo-3-hexenedioate decarboxylase; translated protein: MALDKVTIEKLAKHCEDAELNAKEITKITDDYPEMTYEDAYDIQWTARAAKEKRGHKIVGMKMGLTSQAKMKQMGVPNPCYGYLADYFSFGDGAEIKIDELIHPKVEAEIAFVLKDDLSGPGCHIGDVLAATDFVMPAVEIIDSRYKDFKFDLKSVIADNSSSSRYVTGGRMKNIKDLDLKTLGVVMEINGEIVQLGAGAAVLGHPATSIAMLANMMAERGETLKAGSYILSGAMTAAMSVKKGDNVTVKFQDLGTLSMKFI
- the dmpG gene encoding 4-hydroxy-2-oxovalerate aldolase, which produces MDLKGKKITIHDMSLRDGMHSVRHQFTLDQMTAMSTAMDKAGVPMIEVTHGDGLGGSSLNYGYGLHTDEEWLDAVVPNMTQAKISALLLPGIGIVKDLERAVEHGITTVRVATHCTEADCSAQHIKAAVKMKLDTVGFLMMAHMVDEKRIVEEARKMVSYGANCIYATDSAGYLLPDMVSARIKALKKEFGNEIEIGFHGHNNMSMGVSNSLAAIEAGATRIDASLAGFGAGSGNTATEVLVAVCNRMGVETGVDLDMIEDAAEDIALPIMGKPTRISRDSLTLGYAGVYSSFLLFARRAEAKYGIDARTLLVELGRRGMIGGQEDMIDDCAMEMARAKGLI
- a CDS encoding acetaldehyde dehydrogenase (acetylating); the encoded protein is MEKINCALIGSGNIGTDLMFKLQRSEILNPLWMVGIDPDSDGLKKAEEAGMKTTYEGVDGLLPFIKEDGVKIAFDATSAYVHGENNRKLAELGVKVIDLTPAAIGPFCVPSVNMEELLEKDAQNVNMVTCGGQATIPMIAAVSRVQEVEYAEIIATAASKSAGPGTRANIDEFTETTKLGIEVVGGAKKGKAIIILNPAEPPLMMRDTIHCQTSEAPDEEAITESVHKMLKEVQQFVPGYKLKNGPVFDGNKISIWLEVEGLGDYLPKYAGNLDIITAAATNIAEQMAEKIKAGV
- the dmpE gene encoding 2-oxopent-4-enoate hydratase, producing the protein MAMTNEKIEKYGNELYEALKGNYSIEPISSRETDSTIEDAYAIQHHLLARRMKDDGSKIIGKKIGVTSKVVMDMLGVHQPDFGYLLSDMIYSDGDEINVSDEMIQPKAEGEIAFVLKEDLQGPGVTTADVLKATKFVMPCFEIVDSRINDWKIKIQDTVADNASCGYIVFGGNAVDPRDVDLTTCGITLECNGELLHTGAGAAALGSPVNAVVWLANKLGEFGVGLKAGEVILSGALCAMVTIKAGDNMTINIGGIGSASCRFV